In a genomic window of Columba livia isolate bColLiv1 breed racing homer chromosome 4, bColLiv1.pat.W.v2, whole genome shotgun sequence:
- the LOC102090092 gene encoding epigen isoform X8 — protein sequence MAFGMLIYILLKAMGVLSEESAVNVSSLSTDLWNNWTKYNAEVDYTEQPKLLKLMQTCLEEHYSYCINGLCAFHSELRKPICKCIAGYNGERCEHLTLNLYAHNSYERYIAVGIGIGILTSGILAIIYCYVKKRCRKLKSPYKVCMGETAL from the exons CAATGGGGGTGCTGAGTGAAGAGTCAGCTGTTAATGTTTCATCCCTCAGCACAGACTTATGGAATAATTGGACAAAATACAATGCTGAAG TAGACTACACAGAGCAGCCGAAGCTCTTGAAGCTTATGCAGACCTGTCTTGAAGAACACTACAGCTATTGTATCAATGGGCTCTGTGCTTTCCACAGTGAACTGAGGAAACCCATATGCAA GTGCATTGCAGGTTATAATGGAGAGAGGTGTGAACATTTAACACTAAACTTGTATGCACATAATTCTTACGAACGCTACATTGCTGTGGGAATTGGTATAGGAATACTGACAAGTGGGATACTTGCTATCATCTACTGCTACGTGAAAAAGAG ATGCAGAAAACTGAAATCACCCTACAAAGTCTGCATGGGTGAGACAGCATTGTGA